The following coding sequences lie in one Alphaproteobacteria bacterium genomic window:
- a CDS encoding nucleoside deaminase codes for MLLAIEQAEMAAQADEVPIGAVLVDGESGKIIAAAHNLMCTRRDPIAHAEILVIQEGCRKSAQMRLAECDLYVTLEPCPMCAQAISFARIRRLYFGAYDPKGGGVDHGARIFDQPTCHHRPQVYGGMEEVRCRQLLKNYFAAKR; via the coding sequence ATGCTGCTCGCAATAGAACAAGCAGAAATGGCAGCTCAAGCCGATGAAGTTCCCATTGGGGCGGTTCTTGTGGATGGGGAATCTGGGAAAATTATAGCTGCCGCTCATAATCTTATGTGCACGCGACGCGATCCCATAGCCCATGCGGAAATTTTGGTCATACAGGAAGGATGTCGAAAAAGTGCTCAAATGCGCTTGGCGGAATGCGATTTATATGTGACCCTCGAGCCATGTCCCATGTGTGCCCAGGCCATTTCCTTTGCTCGGATTCGCCGTCTGTACTTTGGGGCTTACGATCCTAAGGGCGGTGGTGTGGATCATGGGGCCAGAATTTTTGACCAGCCCACATGCCATCATCGTCCTCAAGTATATGGTGGAATGGAAGAAGTGAGGTGTCGTCAGCTGCTCAAAAATTATTTTGCCGCGAAGAGATAA
- a CDS encoding phosphoribosylaminoimidazolesuccinocarboxamide synthase translates to MLKRASRSPIHDGDDKLLFEGPAPGTLIQHFKDEVTHEGKQVPIPGKGVLNNRISEFLMTKLADIGVPNHFIKKLNMREHLVKSLEVLPVRVIVRNIATGTFVKRLGVKEGSPLPRAIVEFYYKIPDGDYTLVNEEHIAAFGWATPAEIDEILSISMRTNDFLMGLFLGVGISLVDFRLEFGRLSFSTWDETRLAITDEISPDSCRLWDLASGEKFGKDRVRANLSNFEYGYKEIAERLGLLPSMPMEKIIGDLFSGDEAGRD, encoded by the coding sequence ATGTTAAAACGTGCTTCACGTTCACCAATTCATGATGGAGATGATAAGCTTCTTTTTGAGGGGCCTGCTCCTGGTACATTGATTCAGCATTTTAAAGATGAAGTGACCCACGAAGGCAAACAAGTGCCTATTCCTGGGAAGGGCGTTTTAAATAACCGAATCTCAGAATTTCTTATGACAAAGTTGGCAGATATAGGCGTGCCAAATCACTTTATAAAGAAATTAAATATGCGTGAGCATTTGGTTAAGTCACTTGAAGTTCTCCCGGTTCGCGTCATTGTAAGGAATATTGCTACGGGAACTTTTGTAAAGCGCTTAGGCGTCAAAGAAGGCAGCCCATTGCCGCGGGCGATCGTAGAATTCTATTACAAGATTCCAGATGGAGATTACACCCTTGTAAACGAAGAGCATATTGCTGCCTTCGGTTGGGCCACACCTGCTGAAATAGATGAAATACTTTCGATCAGCATGCGGACCAATGACTTTTTGATGGGTCTTTTTCTGGGCGTAGGAATCAGTTTGGTGGATTTTAGGCTTGAATTTGGCAGGCTTTCCTTTAGCACATGGGACGAAACACGATTGGCAATCACCGATGAAATTAGCCCCGACAGCTGTCGACTTTGGGATTTAGCATCGGGGGAAAAATTTGGAAAGGACAGAGTCCGCGCAAATTTGTCTAACTTTGAATATGGTTATAAGGAGATTGCCGAACGTTTAGGCCTATTGCCCTCTATGCCAATGGAAAAAATTATAGGAGATTTATTTAGTGGCGATGAAGCCGGAAGAGATTAA
- a CDS encoding BolA family transcriptional regulator, translating into MKPEEIKSLILEAFPGSDVQIQDLAGDGEHYAAHIVSQSFQGKTRVEQHKMVYGALQGRMGTKLHALSLKTSAPQE; encoded by the coding sequence ATGAAGCCGGAAGAGATTAAATCTTTGATTCTTGAGGCATTCCCTGGGTCTGATGTTCAGATACAAGATCTTGCTGGTGATGGAGAGCATTATGCTGCTCATATAGTTTCCCAGTCTTTCCAGGGGAAAACGCGCGTGGAACAACATAAAATGGTTTACGGTGCCCTTCAGGGGCGTATGGGAACCAAGCTTCATGCTTTATCCTTAAAGACGTCTGCTCCACAGGAATAG